A single window of Aythya fuligula isolate bAytFul2 chromosome Z, bAytFul2.pri, whole genome shotgun sequence DNA harbors:
- the ZBTB5 gene encoding zinc finger and BTB domain-containing protein 5: MDFPGHFEQIFQQLNYQRLHGQLCDCVIVVGNRHFKAHRSVLAACSTHFRALFTVAEGDQTMNMIQLDSEVVTAEAFAALLDMMYTSTLMLGESNVMDVLLAASHLHLNSVVKACKHYLTTRTLPMSPPTDRVQEQNARMQRSFMLQQLGLSIVSSALNSSQNSEEQPNTMSSTMRSNMEQRTSFPIRRLHKRKQSSEDRARQRMRPAIDESVSDVTPESGQLVVHPREDFFSADSLKIVDNSKADAITDNQEDSTIMFDQSFSAQEDTQVPSQSDNSGGNIPQMSMASQATQVETSFDQEAASEKNNFPCDNPEVTLNEKEHMRVVVKSEPLSSPEPQDEVSDVTSQAEGSESVEVEGGVVSAEKIELSPESSDRSFSDPQSSTDRVGDIHIMEVSNNLEHKSSFSISNFLNKSRGGSYGASQSNDDNIPNTTSDCRMDSEASYLMSPESGPASGHSSATVSHVENPFSEPADSHFVRPMQDVMGLPCVQTSGYRAAEQFGMDFPRLGLGLHSLSRAMIGSARGGASSFPGYRRIAPKMPVVTSVRSSQLQDNSSSSQLIINGTTSFDNGHPSQPGPPQLTRASADVLSKCKKALSEHNVLVVEGARKYACKICCKTFLTLTDCKKHIRVHTGEKPYACLKCGKRFSQSSHLYKHSKTTCLRWQSSNLPSTLL; encoded by the coding sequence ATGGATTTTCCAGGACACTTTGAGCAAATCTTTCAGCAGCTCAACTACCAGAGGCTTCATGGCCAACTTTGCGACTGTGTCATTGTGGTGGGAAACAGGCATTTCAAAGCCCATCGCTCTGTTTTGGCAGCGTGTAGCACGCACTTCCGAGCTCTCTTTACTGTAGCAGAAGGAGATCAAACCATGAATATGATTCAGCTGGATAGTGAAGTGGTGACAGCAGAAGCTTTTGCTGCTCTCCTAGACATGATGTACACTTCCACACTAATGCTTGGGGAGAGCAATGTTATGGATGTCTTGCTGGCTGCATCTCACTTACATTTGAACTCCGTTGTTAAAGCATGCAAACACTACCTTACTACCAGGACACTGCCAATGTCTCCACCGACTGATAGAGTTCAAGAGCAGAATGCGCGTATGCAGAGGTCTTTCATGCTTCAGCAGCTTGGGCTGAGTATTGTGAGCTCTGCCTTAAATTCCAGTCAGAACTCGGAGGAGCAACCGAACACAATGAGCTCCACGATGAGAAGTAACATGGAGCAGCGCACTAGTTTTCCGATTCGCCGTCTCCACAAGCGTAAGCAGTCTTCAGAAGATCGGGCCAGGCAGCGAATGAGGCCTGCCATAGATGAGTCTGTTTCTGACGTGACTCCGGAGAGCGGGCAGTTAGTCGTGCATCCACGGGAGGATTTCTTCTCAGCAGATTCACTGAAGATTGTGGACAACTCAAAGGCTGATGCCATCACTGATAACCAGGAGGATAGTACTATTATGTTTGATCAGTCTTTCAGTGCTCAGGAAGATACTCAAGTGCCCAGCCAGTCTGACAACAGTGGAGGAAACATTCCACAGATGTCCATGGCATCCCAGGCAACACAAGTGGAAACCAGCTTCGACCAGGAGGCTGCATCTGAGAAGAACAACTTCCCATGTGACAATCCAGAGGTCACTTTAAACGAGAAGGAGCACATGCGGGTGGTGGTTAAATCTGAGCCCTTGAGCTCCCCAGAGCCTCAGGATGAAGTGAGCGATGTCACGTCCCAAGCAGAAGGCAGCGAGTCTGTTGAAGTGGAAGGAGGAGTTGTCAGCGCAGAGAAGATAGAGCTAAGTCCTGAGAGCAGTGACCGTAGCTTTTCTGATCCTCAGTCCAGTACTGATAGGGTGGGAGATATCCATATCATGGAGGTGTCAAATAACCTGGAACACAAGTCATCTTTCAGTATCTCAAATTTCCTGAATAAAAGCAGAGGTGGCAGCTATGGTGCTAGTCAAAGTAATGATGACAACATTCCAAATACAACAAGTGACTGCAGAATGGACAGCGAAGCCTCTTACCTGATGAGTCCAGAATCAGGGCCTGCTAGTGGTCATTCATCTGCCACGGTCTCTCATGTTGAAAATCCTTTCAGTGAGCCTGCAGACTCTCATTTTGTTAGACCAATGCAGGATGTGATGGGTCTTCCCTGTGTGCAGACTTCGGGGTATCGGGCTGCAGAGCAGTTTGGCATGGACTTTCCACGGTTGGGCTTGGGCCTCCATTCCCTTTCAAGAGCAATGATAGGCTCTGCAAGAGGGGGAGCCAGCAGCTTTCCTGGCTACCGCCGCATAGCCCCCAAAATGCCTGTTGTGACCTCTGTCAggagctcccagctgcaggatAACTCATCCAGTTCCCAGCTGATCATAAATGGGACCACTTCTTTCGATAATGGGCATCCGTCACAACCTGGTCCACCGCAGCTGACAAGGGCATCTGCAGATGTTCTTTCAAAATGTAAGAAAGCCTTATCCGAGCACAATGTCTTGGTTGTAGAAGGTGCACGCAAATATGCATGCAAGATCTGCTGCAAGACTTTTTTGACCTTAACAGACTGTAAGAAACACATCCGTGTGCACACAGGAGAAAAGCCTTACGCCTGTCTGAAGTGTGGCAAACGATTCAGCCAGTCCAGCCACCTGTACAAACATTCCAAAACAACCTGCCTGAGGTGGCAGAGCAGCAACCTACCTAGCACTTTGCTTTAA